The sequence GACGACCAACCCACGGGGTCCAGACGCCGAACGCCGCAAGTCGCTCAGTGCGTCGACTTCCACCCCATTTGTCGCAGCGATCGCGCAGACCCTGGCCTCTGTCGCCGCGTCCGGCAGCAACAGGTTGACGTGCAGACCCGCGTCCTCGCCGACGATCTCGCCGTACGGTGCGAGCGCCGCGCACACCCGGCGGCACCGGTCGAGGTACGTCCGCCGCACCCTGCGTACGGTCTGGTCGACGTGCCCGTCGCGGAAGAGCGCGAGCAGCGCGCGCTGCACGGGCCAGGCCGGGAGGTCGTTCACCTCGCTGCGGAAGGCGGCGAGCCGCGCCACGACGTCCGCATCGGCCACCAGCCAACCGATCCGCAGTGCGGGGCCCAGGGTCTTCGACGCGGTGCCGAGGTACACGACGCTCGCCCGGTCCAGCTGGGCGAGCGCCGGCAGCGGCGCCACGTCGTAGCGGAACTCGCTGTCGTAGTCGTCCTCGATGATCAGCGAGCGGTGGCGGCGCGCCCAGTCGAGCAGCGCGTACCTGCGTCCCGCGGGCAGCCGACCGCCGAGCGGGAACTGGTGTGCGGGCGTGGTGTAGACCGCGGCGAGCGCGCCGTCGCGCGGCAGCGCGTCGACGATAAGCCCGTCCCTGTCGACCGGGACGTCGACCAGCTCCCGGCCGGCGCGTCGCACGGCGGCGACGGCCTTGCGGTACCCGGGGTCCTCCACGCCGATCCTGCGGGCGTCGGTGAGCACCGCGTCCAGCAGCAGCTGCCAGCCGTGCGAGGTGCCGGTCGTGATCATCACCTCGTCCGGCCGGCACGCGACACCGCGGGCGCGGCCCAGGTACTCGCAGACGGCGGCGCGCAGCTCGACCAGGCCGAGCGGGTCCGGGTAGCCGGCCGGCGGCACTGATGCGGACACCTCGCGCCAGGCGCGCCGCCAGGTCGGGTGCGGGCGGGTCTCGGCCAGCGGCACACCGGGCCGCAGCGAGACTACCCGAGCCGCCGTCGCCCGCTGCCGTGGCGGCGTCGCCGGACGCGTCGGCGTGTCCGCGCCGCCCACGTCGGCGACGTACGTACCCGCGCCCACCCGGCCGAGCAGCCAGCCCTCCGCGTGCAGCTGGTCGTACGCCGCCTGCACGACCGCCCGCGACACCCGCAGCTGGCGGGCGAGGTCACGGGTGGACGGCAGGCGGACACCCGGCCGCAGCTCGCCGTCGCGCACCCGGTCGCGCAGCGCGCCGGCCAGCTGCTGCGGCAACGCCGTGGCCGCCGCGCGGTCCAGCGTGACCGCCAGCTCCACAGGTACGGAACGCGACATCGATCTCCCGAGCGAAAATGGCCTGCCGAGCAAGCTTACGAATGGACTGGTCGACTCGGCCACTTCTACCCGAGGCTGAAGCCATGACCGTCACCACTACCCCGCTGTCCAGCACACCGCGGACCACGTTCACGAGGAACGCCGACCGCGGCGCCACCGACCGCGCCATGCTGCACGAGATCGTGCAGGAGGGCATGTTCTGCCACCTCGGCGTGGTGATGGACGGCGCCCCCGTCGTACTCCCGACCACGTACGCCGTGGACCTGTCCCCCGACGCACCTGACGCACCGGACGGCACGCTCTACTTCCACGGCTCGGTCGCGGCGGGCAACCTGGTGACTGCGGGCGGCGACACCACGGTGTGCATCACCGTCACGCACGTGGACGGCCTGGTGCTGGCCAAGTCCGGCTTCCACCACTCCGCGAACTACCGCAGTGCCGTCATCTTCGGCACCCCGCGCAAGCTCGAACGGGCCGAGAAGCGACACGCACTCGACCTGTTGGTCGACCACCTGGTGCCCGGCCGCGCGGCGACGCTGCGCGAGCCCACCCGCAAGGACCTGGCGGCCACTACCGTGCTCGCCCTGCCGCTCACCGAGGTGTCGGTGAAGGTGCGTTCCGGCGGCGTGAAGGACGAGGAGTCCGACCTGGAGCTACCGATCTGGGCCGGCGTGCTCCCCCTGCACACGGTCGCCGGCGACCCCCAGACCGCCGACGACTGCACCGAACCGGTGCCCACCCACGTCAAGGAGCGCGCCACCATACTCAACCAACACTGACCGGCTCGTCGGTGACCGTTACGGTGCCGGTGTAGCCGTCCACGGTGATATGTTGGC is a genomic window of Streptosporangiales bacterium containing:
- a CDS encoding aminotransferase class I/II-fold pyridoxal phosphate-dependent enzyme; this translates as MSRSVPVELAVTLDRAAATALPQQLAGALRDRVRDGELRPGVRLPSTRDLARQLRVSRAVVQAAYDQLHAEGWLLGRVGAGTYVADVGGADTPTRPATPPRQRATAARVVSLRPGVPLAETRPHPTWRRAWREVSASVPPAGYPDPLGLVELRAAVCEYLGRARGVACRPDEVMITTGTSHGWQLLLDAVLTDARRIGVEDPGYRKAVAAVRRAGRELVDVPVDRDGLIVDALPRDGALAAVYTTPAHQFPLGGRLPAGRRYALLDWARRHRSLIIEDDYDSEFRYDVAPLPALAQLDRASVVYLGTASKTLGPALRIGWLVADADVVARLAAFRSEVNDLPAWPVQRALLALFRDGHVDQTVRRVRRTYLDRCRRVCAALAPYGEIVGEDAGLHVNLLLPDAATEARVCAIAATNGVEVDALSDLRRSASGPRGLVVGYGANSDADLDYALATLVAALREGR
- a CDS encoding pyridoxamine 5'-phosphate oxidase family protein; the protein is MDWSTRPLLPEAEAMTVTTTPLSSTPRTTFTRNADRGATDRAMLHEIVQEGMFCHLGVVMDGAPVVLPTTYAVDLSPDAPDAPDGTLYFHGSVAAGNLVTAGGDTTVCITVTHVDGLVLAKSGFHHSANYRSAVIFGTPRKLERAEKRHALDLLVDHLVPGRAATLREPTRKDLAATTVLALPLTEVSVKVRSGGVKDEESDLELPIWAGVLPLHTVAGDPQTADDCTEPVPTHVKERATILNQH